In the Deinococcus yavapaiensis KR-236 genome, one interval contains:
- a CDS encoding aminoglycoside phosphotransferase family protein, with translation MSSRVTADVRALVLHPTEALVLTVEGVLPSATTSKNVQDGAGVPDLFAFLVPEKLRFLRRLAFTFERTAPDAWHLEGTFALEAAGECLALGAWTPIDALGETDAAFARLAFAPDERIPWWRRGWLREALAWLDGALEALGERREGDPTFVRSWQISALYRVRTTDGTRYLKAVPSFFARESRVTRWLHELHTSAAPAVLAARGDTLFLMASAGDRSFGEEDALSLARHLAAVQRLTETRHADLLALGCARRSLADLAADVHALLASDPLLSVGDLSAADVAALRALEPRLIEACERLAASPIASTVVHGDLHAGNVMFDGSIPTLLDWSDAALGFPFLDANPAYFLAKEAPREAEDAMRDAYLQAWTNVLPLPDLRALHADATLLGELHRAVSYVKFIAPHVPDPAEWADAHVWHLKRALELARLSDAPLPTRGAAAGTD, from the coding sequence ATGTCGTCTCGCGTGACCGCCGACGTGCGAGCCCTCGTGCTACACCCGACCGAAGCGCTCGTCCTCACGGTCGAGGGCGTCTTGCCGAGCGCGACCACGTCGAAGAACGTGCAGGACGGCGCGGGCGTGCCGGATCTCTTCGCGTTTCTCGTTCCCGAGAAGCTGCGCTTTCTGCGCCGCCTCGCCTTCACGTTCGAGCGGACCGCGCCCGACGCGTGGCATCTCGAAGGAACCTTCGCGCTCGAAGCGGCGGGCGAATGTCTGGCACTCGGCGCTTGGACGCCAATCGACGCCCTTGGCGAGACCGACGCGGCATTCGCCCGCTTGGCCTTCGCGCCCGACGAGCGCATTCCCTGGTGGCGGCGAGGCTGGCTGCGCGAAGCGTTGGCGTGGTTGGACGGCGCGCTCGAAGCGCTCGGCGAGCGGCGCGAAGGCGACCCGACGTTCGTGCGTTCGTGGCAGATTAGCGCCTTGTACCGCGTGCGCACCACGGATGGAACGCGCTACCTCAAAGCCGTCCCGTCATTCTTCGCGCGTGAAAGCCGCGTGACGCGCTGGCTGCACGAACTGCACACGAGCGCCGCGCCCGCCGTGCTCGCCGCTCGGGGCGATACCCTCTTCCTGATGGCCTCGGCGGGCGACCGTTCATTCGGAGAAGAGGACGCGCTTTCGCTGGCCAGGCATCTCGCCGCCGTTCAACGCCTCACAGAGACGCGGCACGCGGATTTGCTGGCGCTCGGCTGCGCTCGTCGCTCGCTCGCCGACCTCGCCGCCGACGTGCACGCGTTGCTGGCGAGCGACCCTTTGTTGAGCGTCGGAGACTTGTCGGCCGCCGACGTCGCGGCCTTGCGCGCGCTCGAACCGCGCCTGATCGAAGCGTGCGAGCGTCTCGCCGCCTCGCCGATCGCCTCGACGGTCGTCCACGGCGATCTGCACGCTGGAAACGTCATGTTCGACGGTTCCATTCCGACCTTGCTCGACTGGTCGGACGCCGCGCTGGGCTTTCCCTTCCTCGATGCGAACCCTGCGTACTTCCTCGCCAAAGAGGCGCCGCGGGAAGCCGAGGACGCGATGCGGGACGCGTACCTGCAAGCGTGGACGAACGTGCTTCCACTGCCCGACTTGCGCGCCTTGCACGCCGACGCCACACTGCTCGGCGAACTTCACCGCGCCGTCAGCTACGTGAAGTTCATCGCGCCGCACGTTCCCGATCCCGCCGAGTGGGCCGACGCGCACGTGTGGCACTTGAAGCGCGCGCTGGAACTCGCTCGGCTCAGCGACGCGCCGCTTCCCACTCGCGGCGCAGCAGCGGGTACGGATTGA
- a CDS encoding PAS domain S-box protein produces MRSEQGPATLPLQLLDALPGLAWGADERGELAFVNRAFERFVGTGRARVLHGGWPTLLTPEDHAALRAALLAREVGGAGLRLEAHVRTVDGTLHPVLLEANAIQPDGSGLAWLGSALDLGEQRRYEAKLPEGERRVRQLLDENPIGMLAADPHGRLVYMNPAFRRMTGYDETDLARRVTWKALTPPEYADIDAEAEAELKRTGRVGPYEKAFVHKDGSHVPVLIGATLLQGGPSASVAYVLDLSEGQEAERRARRVQAVALRVSGALDRATASNIALQEGVPALGGSVGVIALPDRTAFLRLEARHGLSSELPDRWRSFAWSTHAETGEAIGERRPWYFTSRAEVLKAAPDLERDLQEAGIEALATFPLDVGDTTGVLIVGFDTPRPFTSQDRALCETLALHLAQALERARLFESERRARQQAEALAALTADLARAPRVADIGDAVLRHALPALQAVAGGVWLEQTDGRLLLVSSRGDEAARVDALAVVQGASPSPMSDAVSTAVPVYVSSRRQYEALYPALGRETTKRAGAYSTVALPLLADGAVVGGLSFEFDRERTFSSEERAFAETIAVQCASALERARLYEETAAAKADAEAALFALSETQQRLRTVTNSDLLGVFFWRLDGAVTHANDTFLRLLGYDRSDLAAGRLRWDDLTPPEWRAQDQEMHHKIRTHGEAATIEKAFYHKDGRAIPVLVGGAPFAGSREAGAAFVLDISERKRLERERDVQRARFAHIAEASPDALFIYDLVERRLVYANREFTELLGYTSREVDGFETNVFAGLVHPDDSARVHDARLRLVRAQDGEVVEAEYRVRHKDGSYRWIRGRDVVFSRDPDGTVREYLGVASDITARKGATAALQDSEERLRLALASAHLGLWDYDFATGREVWMGEQQRLLGLPEGAPPQWATFVQEAGEEDRARLMAAIDEAMHGSGTYDAEFRVRRDGEERWLASVGQLYRDEAGVPRRMTGITFDVTERKRAEEMLRGLNTELERRVEERTLRLSELNAELTAYATSLSHDLQAPLRRIAGFVHLLDKRLKDVAGEKVGAYLDVIKGESERVSRLVEDLAGLAYAGRQELRLTTVPLDQLAVQVRSDLEPISRGRRVTWQMGDLPSVKGDAMLLRQVLTNLMHNALKFTRERDAAKIELGAQVAPEEVVLFVRDNGVGFHLEDADKLFRVFVRLHDGYEGAGVGLANVRRIVARHGGRVWAEGVPGQGATFYLALPR; encoded by the coding sequence CTCCGCGCCGCGTTGCTCGCCCGCGAAGTCGGCGGAGCGGGACTTCGCTTGGAAGCGCACGTTCGCACGGTCGACGGAACCCTGCATCCGGTTCTGCTCGAAGCGAACGCCATTCAGCCCGACGGGTCCGGCCTCGCTTGGCTGGGAAGCGCGCTCGACCTCGGCGAGCAGCGCCGTTACGAGGCGAAGCTGCCCGAAGGCGAGCGCCGCGTACGACAACTGCTCGACGAGAATCCCATCGGCATGCTCGCCGCCGACCCTCACGGGCGCCTCGTCTACATGAACCCCGCGTTTCGCCGTATGACCGGGTACGACGAGACCGACCTCGCTCGGCGCGTCACCTGGAAAGCCTTGACGCCGCCCGAGTACGCGGACATCGACGCTGAAGCCGAGGCCGAGCTCAAGCGCACCGGCCGCGTCGGTCCCTACGAGAAGGCTTTCGTGCACAAGGACGGCTCGCACGTCCCGGTTCTCATCGGCGCCACCCTCCTTCAAGGCGGGCCCTCGGCGAGCGTCGCGTACGTGCTCGACCTCAGCGAGGGGCAGGAAGCCGAGCGCCGCGCACGCCGAGTTCAAGCCGTGGCGCTTCGCGTTTCGGGCGCGCTCGACCGCGCGACGGCCTCGAACATCGCCCTTCAAGAGGGCGTGCCCGCGCTCGGCGGCAGCGTCGGCGTGATCGCGCTGCCCGACCGGACGGCCTTTTTGCGCCTCGAAGCTCGCCACGGCTTGTCGAGCGAACTGCCCGACCGCTGGAGAAGCTTCGCGTGGAGCACGCACGCCGAGACGGGCGAAGCGATCGGCGAGCGCCGCCCTTGGTACTTCACGTCTCGTGCCGAGGTGTTGAAGGCCGCGCCCGACTTGGAGCGGGACTTGCAAGAAGCGGGCATTGAGGCGCTCGCGACCTTTCCGCTCGACGTCGGCGACACCACCGGCGTGCTCATCGTCGGCTTCGACACGCCGCGTCCCTTCACGTCTCAGGACCGCGCGCTATGCGAGACGCTCGCGTTGCACCTCGCGCAAGCCTTGGAGCGCGCGCGCCTGTTCGAATCGGAGCGACGCGCACGCCAGCAAGCCGAGGCGCTGGCGGCGCTCACCGCCGACCTCGCGCGCGCGCCGCGCGTCGCCGATATCGGCGACGCCGTGCTGCGCCATGCCCTGCCCGCCCTCCAAGCGGTCGCGGGCGGCGTGTGGTTGGAGCAAACGGACGGCCGCCTTCTCCTCGTGAGCAGCCGCGGAGACGAAGCGGCCCGCGTGGACGCCCTCGCGGTCGTTCAAGGCGCCTCGCCCTCGCCGATGTCCGACGCCGTCTCTACCGCCGTTCCCGTGTACGTGTCCTCGCGGCGGCAATACGAAGCGCTCTACCCGGCCCTCGGACGCGAGACGACGAAACGGGCGGGCGCGTACAGCACGGTCGCCTTGCCGCTCCTCGCGGACGGCGCCGTCGTCGGCGGCCTGAGCTTCGAATTCGACCGCGAGCGCACCTTCTCCAGCGAAGAGCGAGCGTTCGCCGAGACGATCGCCGTGCAGTGCGCGTCCGCGTTGGAGCGCGCGCGCCTCTACGAGGAGACGGCCGCGGCGAAAGCGGACGCGGAAGCGGCGTTGTTCGCGCTGAGCGAAACGCAGCAACGCCTGCGAACCGTCACGAACTCCGACCTGCTCGGCGTGTTCTTCTGGCGGCTCGACGGGGCGGTGACGCACGCGAACGACACCTTCTTGCGGCTCCTCGGCTACGACCGAAGCGACCTCGCCGCCGGTCGCTTGCGCTGGGACGACCTCACGCCGCCCGAATGGCGAGCGCAGGACCAGGAGATGCACCACAAGATTCGCACGCACGGCGAAGCGGCGACCATCGAGAAGGCGTTCTACCACAAGGACGGACGCGCCATTCCCGTCCTCGTCGGCGGCGCGCCCTTCGCAGGTTCGCGTGAAGCAGGTGCCGCCTTCGTCCTCGACATCTCCGAGCGAAAACGCCTCGAACGCGAGCGCGACGTGCAGCGCGCCCGCTTCGCGCACATCGCCGAGGCTTCTCCGGACGCGCTGTTCATCTACGACCTCGTCGAGCGACGCTTGGTGTACGCCAACCGCGAGTTCACGGAGCTGCTCGGCTACACCTCTCGCGAAGTCGACGGATTCGAAACGAACGTCTTCGCGGGGCTCGTTCACCCCGACGACAGTGCGCGCGTTCACGACGCGCGCCTGCGCTTGGTTCGCGCGCAGGACGGCGAAGTCGTGGAGGCGGAGTACCGCGTGCGGCACAAGGACGGCTCGTACCGCTGGATTCGAGGGCGCGACGTCGTGTTCTCGCGCGACCCCGACGGAACGGTTCGCGAGTACCTCGGCGTGGCGTCGGATATCACGGCGCGCAAGGGCGCCACGGCCGCGCTTCAAGACAGCGAGGAACGCCTTCGCCTCGCGCTCGCGTCCGCGCACCTCGGCTTGTGGGACTACGATTTCGCGACGGGCCGTGAAGTGTGGATGGGCGAGCAGCAGCGTCTGCTCGGCTTGCCCGAAGGTGCGCCGCCTCAGTGGGCGACGTTCGTGCAAGAAGCCGGCGAAGAGGACCGAGCGCGCCTCATGGCGGCCATCGACGAGGCGATGCACGGCTCGGGCACGTACGATGCCGAGTTCCGCGTGCGGCGAGACGGCGAGGAACGCTGGCTGGCGAGCGTCGGACAACTGTACCGCGACGAGGCGGGCGTGCCGAGGCGCATGACAGGAATCACCTTCGACGTCACCGAACGCAAACGCGCCGAGGAGATGCTGCGAGGCCTCAACACCGAACTCGAGCGGCGCGTGGAGGAGCGCACGCTGCGCCTGTCCGAACTCAACGCGGAACTCACGGCGTACGCGACGAGCCTCTCGCACGACCTGCAGGCACCTCTGCGGCGCATCGCGGGCTTCGTGCACCTGCTCGACAAGCGCCTGAAGGACGTCGCGGGCGAAAAGGTCGGCGCGTACCTCGACGTGATCAAAGGCGAGAGCGAGCGCGTGTCACGCCTCGTGGAGGACCTCGCGGGTCTCGCGTACGCGGGACGGCAGGAGTTGCGTCTCACGACCGTGCCGCTCGATCAACTCGCCGTGCAAGTGCGCAGCGACCTCGAGCCGATTTCGCGTGGACGGCGCGTGACGTGGCAGATGGGCGATCTTCCGAGCGTGAAAGGCGACGCGATGCTGCTGCGGCAAGTCCTGACCAACCTCATGCACAACGCCCTCAAGTTCACGCGCGAACGCGACGCGGCGAAAATCGAGCTCGGCGCTCAGGTGGCGCCGGAGGAAGTCGTGCTGTTCGTGCGCGACAACGGCGTCGGCTTTCACCTCGAGGACGCCGACAAGCTCTTTCGGGTCTTCGTGCGTCTTCACGACGGCTACGAAGGCGCGGGCGTCGGTCTCGCCAACGTGCGGCGCATCGTCGCTCGGCACGGTGGACGCGTGTGGGCCGAAGGCGTGCCGGGACAAGGCGCGACCTTCTACTTGGCGCTGCCTCGCTGA